From the genome of Curtobacterium sp. TC1:
GTCCGCACGCTAACTGAACCCAGCTCACTCGTCGCGACGAGGAGGTGACCCCGGGCCGTTCATGCCGTTCCTCCTAAACTGGGCCGTGGAACGTCAAGTGGCAGGGCTGCCTGCGCCTGGACCCGGAGCGGCGGCTAGGAGTCGAGTGCTGCTTGCGCTGCGCGATAGGTGGGGCGCCAGTCGACGTCGTCTGTTGAGCAGTCCCACCCGTACGATTCCGTATGGCCGCGGGCGCCGTGGTAGCTGACCGCGTTGGTGCCGATCAGGGCGAGCTTTTCGCCGCACTGGTGGCCATCGCAGGTGAGCACGATCGCGGGGTGGATTGTCATGCCGTCTCGTCTCTCGCCGGCGTCAGGCGTCGACCGTGATGCCCAGGCTGATCCACCCGCCGGGGATCGGCTGCCGGTACGCCGCCAGCGTGGCGTCGTAGTTCGGCCCGGACGCTTCGTGCTGTTGGATCTCGGTCGACCTGGCGACGGCCGGTGCCGTTGCCAACGAGCAGCGCTCCGCCGGCACCGCGCCGTGGTTGCCCTCGGCGTGAGGTGACGGTCCCGTTCAGCACCCGCCGCGCACTCGATGTACAGGACCTGATCGACGCCGCGGTCGACGACGGCGAGGGAACGATCCAGAACGTGGTGGAAGCGGCGATCCGCGAAAAGTGGGGACAGCAGTACGGCACAGGGGATCAGCGCTGATCCCCTGACGCGACTGAGCAGAGCGGATGGCGGTACCCCGCTCCCAGGTATCCCCGCCTCGGCTCCCGCTTAATAAAGCGGTTCGACCCATTAGCGTTGTGGTGTCGGCGAGCGGAGGGGAGCGCGTAGAAAAACAAGTGGACGGGTGAACCTCATCAGAGGCGACCCGCCCACTTGTCTCCGGATTATGCTCTGGGATTACGCCGACTACTTGCAAATTCCCAGGCCCACATCGCTGCGAATCCGAAAGTGAAAACAAATCCGATCCCCGCCGCCGCTCCAAGAATGAGGAACGCCTTGTTTCCGCCGAGGGTTGCGAGTTGAGAGCCGGATAGTGAATCAACAAGTGACATAACTAGTGTCCACCATATAGCCAGGCCAATGACGCCGAACACTGCACCGATGATGCGGCTGATGGCGGAATGCTCCGGCGTTTTGGTCATGGACTAAGTATACCGATTTTTCTCAGCTGTAGCTAGCGAGGGTTGAGTTGACGTTACACAGGGGCGTCTTGTCCTGCTTCTTGGCAGTCGCGCTAGACCAGATCTTCGTGTTCAGGTTCGCCTTAGCGGTCGTGCCGCTCAAGGAGGTAGAGCTGGTCTGCTGGATGACTTGTCCCACCTTCATCGCAGGGCACCCCTTCTTGCCCAGGTCGAACGCGTCCGCGAACGAGCTGTAGATGCCCCAGCCGAGCGCTGTGCGGCCAACGATCTTGAGGACACGCGATGAGGGAGCGAACGACAGTACGACCGCCGGGACCTTGGAGGCGATGACGTTCGCGGCAAGGAGCTTCTTCGTCACGGTGATGGTGTTCGTGTGTGAACCCGGCGCGACGAGGCGGTAGTAGTTGTGCGTCTCGTAATTCTGGGGCACGTTGAGGGTGAATGCGACGCGTACCGGCATGATGTTTGTAGGCACGCCAGTGAACTTGACGGTCGTTTTCCCCTTGCCGCCAGAGATGTACTTCTTCTGGTGTGCCGTATTGTCGCGTGATGCTTTTGGCAGGTACCACGCAATCGCCAGGTTCGCCTGGCTTGGAACTGTCTTTTTCTTAGTGTAGGTCACGCTGACTGATTGGTCGCTATTGACCGTTACTGCGTTCACGGTTACGTAGCCATCGATGATTGGCGATGAGCTCGCAGCGGACGCGGCTGATGCGTTGCTGACCCCGAGACCGACGGCAAGTGCAACCGCAATGGTTCCGGCCGCGAGCCGAGTGACGAGTGTTCCACGTTGAGTGCGCATTTCTCCCCATTCTGAGCGAATGTTATCGCTCAGGGGAAACGTAGCCGCCCGGCATAGTGATCGAAAACAATGCATATTCACACGAAGTTCGCATCCGCTTAGGGATGTATTTATGTTCGCGTGTTGCTGTAGAAGATCGATCTTGAGGTGGTTGCCGCTTGCTGGGGCAGTGTGCACGGTTGGGGTACACCCCAACTGGGCGTCAGACGTGACGTCGGAAAAGTGTCCGATTAGGGTCTTATTTCGGTTTGTCTGACACCTGCTCTCGGAGGTCTTAGACTCCAACTGGACAAATAGGGGTCGGAGGCGTCGTGTCGGGTCAGCGGGTCGGGTACGTGCGGGTGAGCACGTTGGATCAGAGCACAGTCCGTCAGCTCGACGGCGTCGCGCTGGATCGGGTGTTCGAGGACAAGGCGTCGGGGAAGGACGTGGACCGTCCGCAGCTCGAGGCGATGATCGGGTTCGTCCGTGACGGTGACACGGTGTTGGTGCACTCGATGGACCGGCTCGCGCGGAACCTCGAAGATCTCCGCCGGCTCGTGCGCCGGCTGACGGATAAGAAGGTCCGGGTGGAGTTCGTCAAGGAGCAGCTGGCCTTCACGGGGGAGGACAGCGCGATGGCGAACCTGCTGCTGAACATGATGGGTGCGTTCGCGGAGTTCGAACGCGAGCTGATCCGAGAACGCCAACGCGAGGGGATCGCGTTGGCGAAGCAGCGTGGCGTGTACCGCGGTAGGGCGCGATCGCTTGGTGCAGTGCAGATCG
Proteins encoded in this window:
- a CDS encoding recombinase family protein, giving the protein MSGQRVGYVRVSTLDQSTVRQLDGVALDRVFEDKASGKDVDRPQLEAMIGFVRDGDTVLVHSMDRLARNLEDLRRLVRRLTDKKVRVEFVKEQLAFTGEDSAMANLLLNMMGAFAEFERELIRERQREGIALAKQRGVYRGRARSLGAVQIAELIGRAGAGVPKTVLAREYGVSRETVYAYIRAAGAPE